One window of Leucobacter komagatae genomic DNA carries:
- a CDS encoding bifunctional o-acetylhomoserine/o-acetylserine sulfhydrylase, translating to MTDKTAWGFETKQIHAGQEPDPTTGSRALPIHQTTAFVFDSTEQAANRFALAEFGPIYTRITNPTQAVAEDRIAALEGGTAALLLSSGQAASTFAVLNIANAGDHIVSSAAIYGGTYNLFKYSLAKLGIEVTFVEDQDDPAEWQRAVRPNTKLFFAESIANPRTKILDIRAVADVAHENHLPLIVDNTVASPFLIRPLEHGADVVLHSVTKFLGGHGTTLGGAIVDGGSFAWSENVDKFPGLTEPDPSYNGVSYTGAVGDAIAFVIKARVQLLRDLGSAIAPQSAWQLLQGVETLSLRMERHTQNAQNVAEWLDSHSDVASVYYAGLPTDPSYAAANVYAPKGVGAVLSFELKGGVEAGKAFVNSLQLFSHVANIGDVRSLVIHPASTTHSQLTPEQQLSGGVTPGLVRLSVGLEHIDDIKADLEVGFAAAREVVAAAA from the coding sequence ATGACTGACAAGACCGCATGGGGTTTTGAAACCAAGCAGATTCACGCAGGCCAGGAGCCCGACCCAACGACGGGTTCGCGCGCACTGCCCATCCACCAGACCACCGCGTTCGTCTTCGACAGCACCGAGCAGGCGGCAAACCGCTTCGCGCTCGCCGAGTTCGGCCCGATCTACACGCGCATCACGAACCCGACGCAGGCAGTCGCCGAGGACCGCATTGCTGCGCTCGAGGGTGGCACCGCCGCGCTGCTCCTTTCGAGCGGCCAGGCAGCCTCGACCTTCGCCGTGCTGAACATCGCGAACGCGGGCGACCACATCGTCTCGTCGGCAGCGATCTACGGCGGCACCTACAACCTGTTCAAGTACTCGCTCGCGAAGCTCGGCATCGAGGTCACGTTCGTTGAGGATCAGGATGATCCCGCCGAGTGGCAGCGCGCCGTGCGCCCGAACACCAAGCTGTTCTTCGCCGAGTCGATCGCGAACCCCCGCACGAAGATTCTCGACATCCGCGCCGTCGCGGACGTCGCCCACGAGAACCACCTCCCGCTCATCGTCGACAACACCGTCGCGAGCCCCTTCCTCATCCGCCCGCTCGAGCACGGCGCCGACGTGGTGCTGCACTCGGTCACGAAGTTCCTCGGCGGCCACGGAACGACCCTCGGCGGCGCAATTGTCGACGGCGGCTCGTTCGCCTGGTCGGAGAACGTCGACAAGTTCCCGGGCCTCACCGAGCCCGACCCCTCTTACAACGGCGTGAGCTACACCGGCGCGGTTGGCGACGCGATTGCGTTCGTCATCAAGGCGCGCGTGCAGCTGCTTCGCGACCTCGGCTCGGCGATCGCGCCGCAGAGCGCCTGGCAGCTGCTGCAGGGCGTCGAGACCCTCTCGCTGCGCATGGAGCGCCACACGCAGAACGCCCAGAACGTCGCCGAATGGCTCGACTCGCACAGCGATGTCGCCTCGGTGTACTACGCAGGCCTCCCCACCGACCCGAGCTACGCTGCGGCGAACGTCTACGCCCCGAAGGGTGTCGGGGCTGTGCTCTCGTTCGAGCTCAAGGGCGGCGTTGAGGCTGGCAAGGCCTTCGTCAACAGCCTGCAGCTGTTCAGCCACGTCGCAAACATTGGCGACGTGCGCTCGCTCGTCATCCACCCCGCCTCGACGACGCACTCGCAGCTCACGCCCGAGCAGCAGCTGTCGGGCGGCGTGACCCCCGGCCTCGTGCGCCTCTCGGTCGGGCTCGAGCACATCGACGACATCAAGGCTGACCTTGAGGTCGGCTTCGCGGCAGCGCGCGAGGTCGTCGCGGCCGCCGCATAG
- the metX gene encoding homoserine O-acetyltransferase MetX, which translates to MDWQTPEDSFPTDFITDAQLRALMGRPPISGGWRDGDPVGNRQFMPIGTLTTEAGEELPHVRIAYETFGELNEARDNAILVFHALTGDSHLVGSATAGHPTDGWWSEIVGPGRPLDTDTYCIIAPNVLGGCQGTTGPGSLAQDHREWGARFPFLTIRDQVSAVARFADELGIGRFAAVIGGSMGGMHALEWGIMHRDRTARLAVIAAPPVTTADQIGLNLVQLEAIRSDPSYHGGDYYDAPDGIGPHHGLATARRLALLNYRSNTELDERFGRSWQSAVSPLGGGGRFAVESYLDFHGNKFTRRFDANSYVTLVQAMNSHDVGRGRGGVRAALQTLDLPLLVLGIPSDRLFTIDGQDEIARHSPGSLDGTAATRIDSPYGHDSFLIEFEMVGAQLTRLLAL; encoded by the coding sequence ATGGATTGGCAGACCCCCGAGGACTCGTTCCCGACCGATTTCATCACCGACGCCCAGCTGCGCGCTCTCATGGGACGACCCCCGATCTCGGGTGGCTGGCGCGACGGCGACCCCGTTGGGAACCGCCAGTTCATGCCCATCGGAACGCTCACCACGGAGGCCGGCGAAGAACTGCCCCACGTGCGCATCGCGTACGAGACGTTTGGTGAGCTGAATGAGGCACGCGACAACGCGATCCTCGTCTTTCACGCGCTGACGGGTGACAGCCACCTCGTGGGTTCCGCGACCGCTGGCCACCCGACCGACGGCTGGTGGAGCGAGATCGTCGGCCCGGGCCGCCCGCTCGACACCGATACCTATTGCATCATCGCGCCCAACGTGCTCGGCGGCTGCCAGGGCACGACGGGCCCGGGTTCGCTCGCGCAGGATCACCGCGAGTGGGGTGCGCGGTTCCCTTTCCTCACGATCAGGGATCAGGTGAGCGCGGTCGCCCGCTTCGCAGACGAGCTCGGGATCGGCCGCTTCGCGGCGGTCATCGGAGGCTCGATGGGGGGCATGCACGCCCTCGAGTGGGGCATCATGCACCGCGATCGCACTGCCCGCCTCGCGGTGATCGCGGCTCCCCCGGTCACGACCGCAGACCAGATCGGGTTGAACCTCGTGCAGCTCGAGGCGATCCGCTCCGACCCGTCGTACCACGGCGGCGACTACTACGACGCCCCCGACGGCATCGGCCCGCACCACGGCCTCGCGACCGCGCGCCGGCTCGCGCTCTTGAACTACCGCAGCAATACCGAGCTCGACGAGCGCTTCGGGAGGTCGTGGCAGTCGGCCGTGAGCCCGCTCGGTGGCGGCGGCAGGTTCGCCGTTGAGTCGTACCTCGATTTCCACGGCAACAAGTTCACGCGCCGGTTTGACGCGAACAGCTACGTCACGCTCGTGCAGGCCATGAACTCGCACGACGTTGGCCGTGGCCGCGGCGGCGTGCGAGCTGCGCTGCAGACGCTCGATCTGCCGCTGCTCGTGCTCGGCATTCCGAGCGACAGGCTGTTCACGATCGATGGCCAAGACGAGATCGCCCGCCACTCGCCAGGAAGCCTCGACGGCACTGCCGCAACTCGTATCGATTCGCCGTACGGGCACGACTCGTTCCTCATCGAATTCGAGATGGTTGGGGCGCAGCTCACACGCCTGCTCGCACTGTAG
- a CDS encoding peptidoglycan-binding domain-containing protein translates to MVFKRRRQGGDASESGLPEGTDAEATTPLDLGDEGDTVRADTAEADAGADAGSDSDAKKPKTKQPWTGKRLIGLIAAVAVASLLLGVLVMQFIVSPATLAARTDAPKPGPITAPIENRVIENTVVLRGEVAYADSVAVAIDAAGGESKAVVTGQVPAVGAVFNAGNVALEVAGRPVIVLPGELPAYRSLSIGMRGPDVTQLKQALSALGYASGDLNTDTFDWDTAAGLGALYEQLGYSAATGGEASRDQLKSAERALRDANVAAAQAQAALDQAREAKAPNTTSEQAAVNAAWEGVNDAQESLGEAQAAVLPTLPAGEALFLAGLPRRVDEVTVKRGDVLSGSPMSVSGATLSISGTVSKQDADLLSEGLVAEFAAPDGTALTAKVKAVKAPKSGGSEGGEGGGGSGGGSGGGSGGGDAGAARYTVELEPVDLSGEQIDALRGTNVRLRIPVASTDGEVIAVPIAALSAGSGGEDRVELLVNMRDGHNAETETITVEAGLAADGFVEITSDDERIAAGAKVVVGR, encoded by the coding sequence GTGGTATTCAAGAGGCGTCGCCAGGGAGGCGACGCCTCCGAATCAGGGCTGCCCGAAGGCACCGATGCTGAGGCAACAACGCCCCTTGATCTGGGCGACGAGGGAGACACTGTTCGGGCCGACACTGCGGAAGCCGACGCCGGAGCGGATGCTGGCTCTGACTCCGACGCGAAGAAGCCGAAGACCAAGCAGCCGTGGACGGGCAAGCGTCTCATCGGGCTCATCGCGGCGGTCGCGGTTGCCTCGCTGCTCCTTGGCGTGCTCGTCATGCAGTTCATCGTTTCCCCGGCGACACTCGCCGCACGCACGGACGCACCGAAACCCGGCCCGATCACCGCGCCGATCGAGAACCGCGTGATTGAGAACACCGTTGTGCTGCGCGGCGAGGTCGCCTACGCTGACTCCGTCGCCGTCGCGATCGACGCCGCTGGCGGCGAATCGAAGGCCGTCGTTACGGGCCAGGTGCCCGCGGTTGGAGCTGTCTTCAACGCGGGTAACGTCGCGCTTGAGGTCGCTGGCCGTCCCGTCATCGTGCTGCCCGGCGAGCTTCCCGCCTACCGCAGCCTGAGCATTGGCATGCGCGGCCCCGACGTCACGCAGCTCAAGCAGGCGCTTTCCGCGCTCGGCTACGCGAGCGGCGACCTCAACACCGACACCTTTGACTGGGACACTGCGGCGGGCCTCGGCGCGCTCTACGAACAGCTCGGATACTCGGCGGCGACCGGGGGCGAGGCTTCACGTGACCAGCTCAAGAGCGCAGAGCGCGCACTTCGCGATGCAAACGTGGCCGCAGCGCAGGCTCAGGCCGCGCTCGACCAGGCGCGCGAAGCGAAGGCTCCGAACACGACGAGTGAGCAGGCCGCGGTGAACGCAGCGTGGGAGGGCGTGAACGACGCGCAAGAGTCCCTCGGTGAGGCGCAGGCTGCCGTGCTGCCGACGCTCCCCGCAGGTGAGGCGCTTTTCCTCGCCGGGCTCCCCCGACGCGTCGACGAGGTCACCGTGAAGCGCGGCGACGTGCTCTCGGGCTCGCCCATGAGCGTCTCGGGCGCGACACTGTCGATCAGCGGTACCGTGTCGAAGCAAGACGCTGACCTGCTCTCTGAGGGACTCGTGGCCGAGTTTGCGGCGCCTGACGGCACCGCGCTCACCGCGAAGGTGAAGGCTGTGAAGGCACCCAAGTCAGGCGGGTCGGAGGGCGGCGAAGGTGGCGGAGGCAGCGGCGGTGGCAGCGGCGGTGGCAGCGGTGGCGGCGACGCCGGCGCCGCTCGCTACACAGTCGAACTTGAGCCCGTTGACCTATCGGGCGAACAGATCGACGCGCTGCGCGGCACGAACGTTCGCCTCCGCATCCCCGTCGCGTCGACCGACGGTGAGGTCATCGCAGTGCCGATCGCCGCACTGTCAGCGGGTTCTGGTGGTGAGGATCGCGTCGAGCTGCTGGTCAACATGCGCGACGGGCACAACGCCGAGACCGAGACGATCACTGTCGAAGCGGGCCTCGCGGCCGACGGCTTCGTCGAGATCACGAGCGATGATGAGCGTATCGCCGCGGGTGCGAAGGTCGTGGTCGGCAGGTGA
- a CDS encoding ABC transporter ATP-binding protein has product MAQLSGVTRFFPGPPPVNALRGIDLTVDRGDYLAIIGPSGSGKSTMLNTLGLLDRPSTGTFLFEGIDVAELSEDERASLRARAIGFVFQSFHLMPTRTVLENVMLAGTYAGLSREEREPLARRALERVGLAHRIDFTPNTLSGGERQRVAIARAVCTSPRLLLADEPTGNLDRANSKAIMGLFDELSADGLTIVMITHDEAVAQAAGRRVRINDGELTVIA; this is encoded by the coding sequence ATCGCTCAGCTCTCGGGTGTCACCCGGTTCTTCCCTGGTCCCCCGCCAGTGAACGCGCTGCGCGGCATCGACCTGACCGTCGACCGCGGCGACTACCTCGCGATCATCGGCCCATCGGGTTCGGGTAAGTCGACCATGCTCAATACGCTCGGGCTGCTCGACCGCCCGAGCACCGGCACTTTCCTCTTCGAGGGCATCGACGTCGCTGAGTTGAGCGAGGACGAGAGGGCGAGCCTGCGGGCACGCGCCATCGGCTTTGTCTTCCAGTCGTTTCATCTCATGCCGACGCGCACAGTGCTCGAGAACGTCATGCTGGCTGGCACGTACGCAGGCCTCTCGCGGGAGGAGCGCGAGCCGCTCGCTCGCCGGGCTCTTGAGCGCGTTGGGCTCGCGCACCGCATCGACTTCACACCGAACACGCTCTCGGGCGGCGAGCGCCAGCGCGTCGCGATCGCTCGAGCGGTCTGCACGTCACCCCGGCTACTCCTCGCCGATGAGCCGACGGGCAACCTCGACCGCGCGAACTCGAAGGCGATCATGGGGCTCTTCGACGAGCTCTCCGCCGACGGCCTCACGATCGTGATGATCACACACGACGAGGCCGTTGCTCAGGCTGCCGGCCGCCGCGTGCGCATCAACGACGGAGAGCTGACGGTGATCGCGTGA
- a CDS encoding ABC transporter permease has product MSKRSKASNTDKAASAAPTISRSDLIRESLEGVGARPSRLLITLAGTVLGIASLVATIGFAQTAGGQIAQQFDALSATRVTVEPGKAKAAGGKERATARLPWDAVDRVAGLAGVEHAALYAKLDSVKNVTTVQVNDPSAASKAAPPVVAASPELLETVAGHIGAGRFFDAGHDERGDRVVVLGKNAAERLGVNRVTGQPAIFIEERAYTVIGILDKVGTRNTLLDSVIVPVNTARGELALSTVNSLDIRIAVGAGEVVARQAPIALDPNAPDAYKVSAPSSANALREGVEADVNVLFLAIGIVALIGGGIGIASVTLMSVTERRGEIGLRRALGARTRDIAGQFMIESVTTGVLGGLMGVVVGLFALIGVCLVQQWTPVLAPWAAPLGVAVGALVGLAAGSYPALKAARIEPVDALRDA; this is encoded by the coding sequence TTGTCGAAGCGTTCAAAGGCGTCGAATACTGACAAGGCCGCGAGCGCCGCCCCGACGATCTCGCGCAGCGACCTCATCCGCGAGTCGCTCGAGGGTGTCGGCGCCCGGCCATCGCGTCTCCTCATCACTCTTGCGGGGACCGTGCTCGGTATCGCTTCACTCGTAGCAACGATCGGGTTTGCGCAGACCGCTGGCGGCCAGATCGCCCAGCAGTTCGACGCGCTCTCAGCGACCCGAGTGACGGTTGAGCCGGGCAAGGCGAAGGCCGCCGGGGGCAAAGAGCGCGCAACCGCACGCCTCCCATGGGACGCCGTCGACAGAGTGGCGGGCCTCGCCGGCGTCGAACACGCGGCCCTCTACGCCAAGCTCGACAGCGTCAAGAATGTGACGACGGTGCAGGTGAACGACCCCTCGGCAGCGTCAAAAGCTGCCCCTCCCGTCGTCGCGGCCTCCCCCGAGCTCCTCGAGACCGTTGCCGGTCATATAGGCGCGGGCCGCTTCTTCGATGCTGGTCACGACGAGCGCGGTGACCGGGTCGTCGTGCTCGGCAAGAACGCTGCCGAGCGCCTCGGAGTGAACCGCGTGACCGGGCAGCCCGCGATCTTCATCGAGGAGCGGGCGTACACGGTCATCGGGATCCTCGACAAGGTCGGCACCCGCAACACGCTTCTCGACTCCGTCATTGTGCCCGTCAACACCGCGCGCGGCGAGCTCGCGCTCTCCACCGTCAACAGTCTCGACATCCGCATCGCCGTCGGGGCCGGAGAGGTCGTCGCCAGGCAGGCGCCGATCGCGCTCGACCCGAACGCACCTGACGCGTACAAGGTCTCGGCGCCGTCGAGTGCGAACGCGCTCCGAGAGGGCGTCGAGGCCGACGTGAACGTGCTGTTCCTCGCGATCGGCATCGTCGCGCTCATCGGCGGCGGCATCGGCATCGCGAGCGTCACCCTCATGTCGGTGACCGAGCGACGCGGCGAGATCGGCCTCCGCCGAGCGCTCGGCGCGCGCACGCGTGACATCGCGGGCCAGTTCATGATCGAGTCGGTCACCACCGGCGTACTCGGCGGCCTCATGGGTGTTGTCGTCGGGCTCTTCGCGCTCATCGGGGTCTGCCTGGTGCAACAGTGGACCCCAGTGCTCGCTCCCTGGGCGGCGCCCCTCGGTGTCGCTGTGGGCGCACTCGTCGGTCTCGCGGCCGGCAGCTACCCCGCGTTGAAGGCCGCGCGAATCGAGCCCGTCGACGCGCTGCGCGACGCGTAG
- a CDS encoding hemolysin family protein — MSDWLGIMWLVLLLAANAFFVAAEFAVISARRSQIEPRAEAGSKRAKTALFAMEHATLMLATCQLGITVCSLVILNVSEPAIHHLLAGPLEWTGMSVQVASVTAFALTLLLVTYLHVVFGEMVPKNAAFTLPDRAVLLLAPPLVWISRVLRPIITGLNAIANGVLRMFGVEPKSETTSTFTLEEVASIVDHSRREGVLEDRSGALTAAFEFTSKRAGDVLVPLDRLVVLPPGSTPADVEAAVARHGFSRYPIVDDAGALVGYAHIKDLVRIGERWIDEPIPPKRVREMVTMRVDSDLEDVLSHMQRRGIHMARIVDSEGTELGAVFLEDVIEELVGEIQDATRRQRYES, encoded by the coding sequence ATGAGTGACTGGCTTGGAATCATGTGGCTCGTGCTGCTGCTCGCGGCGAACGCGTTCTTTGTTGCCGCCGAGTTCGCGGTGATCTCCGCGCGCCGCTCGCAGATCGAACCGCGCGCGGAGGCTGGCTCGAAGCGCGCGAAAACCGCCCTGTTCGCGATGGAGCACGCGACGCTCATGCTCGCGACCTGCCAGCTCGGTATCACCGTGTGCTCGCTCGTGATCCTGAACGTCTCCGAACCCGCGATCCACCACCTACTCGCTGGGCCGCTCGAATGGACCGGCATGAGCGTGCAGGTCGCGAGCGTCACCGCGTTCGCGCTGACGCTGCTGCTCGTCACGTACCTTCACGTCGTGTTCGGCGAGATGGTGCCGAAGAACGCCGCGTTCACGCTGCCCGATCGCGCGGTGCTGCTGCTCGCGCCGCCGCTCGTCTGGATCTCGCGCGTGCTGCGCCCGATCATCACCGGGCTCAACGCGATCGCGAACGGCGTGCTGCGCATGTTCGGCGTCGAGCCGAAGTCGGAGACGACGAGCACGTTCACGCTTGAGGAGGTCGCGAGCATCGTCGATCATTCCCGCCGCGAGGGCGTGCTTGAAGACCGCAGCGGCGCGCTGACTGCCGCCTTCGAGTTCACGTCGAAGCGTGCGGGCGACGTACTCGTGCCCCTTGACAGGCTCGTCGTGCTCCCGCCAGGGTCGACGCCGGCGGACGTCGAGGCCGCGGTCGCGCGCCACGGTTTCTCGCGCTATCCGATCGTGGACGACGCGGGCGCGCTCGTTGGCTACGCGCACATCAAGGATCTCGTGCGCATTGGCGAGCGCTGGATCGACGAACCGATCCCGCCGAAGCGGGTGCGCGAGATGGTCACGATGCGCGTCGACTCTGACCTCGAAGACGTGCTGTCGCACATGCAGCGGCGCGGCATCCACATGGCGCGCATCGTCGACTCGGAGGGCACCGAGCTCGGCGCGGTCTTCCTCGAAGACGTCATCGAGGAGCTCGTCGGCGAGATTCAAGACGCGACGAGGCGGCAGCGCTACGAGAGCTAG